TTTTCTGCATCCTCTGGCTGACGCGCAAAATGCCCAAACCGGCCGGCGCCTCCATTGCCATCTACATCATGGGGTACGGGATTGTCCGCTTTTTCATCGAATTTTATCGTGAGCCGGACGCCCAGATCGGGTTTGTCTTCCTATCCTTCACCATGGGACAGCTCTTGTGCTTCTGCATGGTCGCCTGCGGTGCCGCGCTGCTCTATCTGCGTGCGCGAACGTGAGCTTGTGGAGTCCAAGGGGTCGAGTGAAAATCAGCTTACAGGTCATAACTCATAGCTGATAGCGGGCTATGGGCTGCGTGCTATCAGCTATGAGCTTTCCCATGGAATCCTCGAATCCTGGAACCTTCGAACCCTTTATTGAGTTTTGAATTGTGAATTTTTATGCAACGTTCAGGTATCGCGCCATTGGCTGAAAAGATTCGGCAGTACGTCGAAAAAGGCATCCTGCCCGGGCCGGACGTGCGGCATTACATCGCATCCACCTTCTCACACCCGACACGCCGTGACCTCCAAACCATTTTGAACGACCGGGGAAACTGTGAACGCGAAACGCTCCTGGAACTGATCTTTTTTCCCGACCTGGAACTGCAGGTGGCGCTGGAGGACACCATCGAAGCCGGGCGCTTTCATAGAGACGCGGAAGCGGACGTCCTCCGACGCCTGATGCGAAAAAAACCCGTCGCCGCTTTCTTCTATCCGGACGAGAATGCCGCCGTACGCTTCGCCCTTCCGGAAGATGCCGCCAGGCAGTTCATTGCCCGGCTGCACATTTCCAAAGACCTACCCGGCGACCTGCGAGAAGCCGTCGACGGCACCCTGCAGGGTGAGGACCGGCTGCGTGCGAGGGTGATGATCCGTAATGCGCGTTTCGCATGCCGCGGCGCCGGGGCCGCTTTCCTGGCATCCCTTTTTATATCCATGGACGGACAACCGGCACCCCTTTTCGAGTGCCTGGAATTTGTCCTGCATTTTCTGGAAACCGTCCCGCCCGACAGTGACCTGAAAACGGCCCTTGCCGCCCGGAAGCAACGGTACCGCAACCACCTTTTAAAAGCCGGATATGTTGAAAAAATGCGCGGAAGCCGCAATGCGGAAACCCTGATGGTGCAGGGGGTGCGCCTTCCCCATTGCGATCCCGGGGACGCCATGCGGAAAATTGTCATGCTCGACGCGGTCGCTCTTGCCATCTATGGACAAACCCTATAAATAATGCAAAAATTAAATTCGAGCGTTTTAAATTTCAAGCTTATGAAGCGGTAGGGGACATTATGAATATAAAATCGGCAACCATCACCTGCCTGATCATATTCCTGGTCATCGCGGCCGCCGGCATGCCCGGAAGTGCCGGTGCCCAGGAAGAACAGCCCGGCCAACCGGCCATGACGGTCGACCAGATCCTGGACGAAGTGGAAAAGGTATACACGGCTGCGGGGTTTTCAGCGAATTTCATGCAGGCGTCCACGGTAAAGGCCATGGACATCACCGACACGGCCGCGGGGAAACTGTGGGTCAAGTATCCCGGAAAGATGCGCTGGGTCTACGAGCGACCGGAGAAGCAGATCATCGTCTCGGACGGCGAGCACCTGTGGATCTACCGACCGGAAGACAACCAGGTGCTGAGGGGCCGGGCGGATGCCTTTTTCGGCGACGGCAAGGGGGCGGGATTTCTTTCCGATATCCGCAAGGCCCGGAAAGATTTCGACATCACGCTGGAGAATATCCGCTTCGGGGATCATTACAACCTGATGATGATTCCCCGGCAGAAAACCTGGGACCTGGCCCGCATCAACCTGCTGGTATCCCGAGAGAACTACCGCATCACCCAGGTCTACACGTACAATGCCTACGATGATGTCACCCGCATCGAGTTTGTCGACCTGAACTTCGATTCAAACCTTGCGCCGTCCCTGTTTGAATTCCAGATACCGGACAATGTCGACATTCTCGAGCTCGAATAACGCCTTATCCCGGTCGCTTTCTAAGCGACCGGGATAAGGCGTTGTGGAACGCGGCTTCCCTCTTCGCTCACCGAGCTACGCCGGGACCGGCCGCCCCTATTATAGGTTAGGAGAATCCTAATGAAGGAAAAAATAAAATCCCTGGTCAAGGAAAAAAACGCCATCATTCTGGCACACAATTACGAACCGGCCGAGATTCAGGACATCGCCGACCTGTGCGGCGATTCACTGGAGCTGAGCATCAGGGCCTCCCAAACCGACGCCGAGGTCATCCTGTTCTGCGGCGTGCATTTCATGGCGGAAACCGCTTCCATTCTTTCCCCGGAAAAAACGGTTCTGCTGCCCAGACAGGAAGCCGGGTGCCCCATGGCGGACATGATCACCCCGGAAGCTCTCGAGAAAAAACTGAAGGAGCTGCCACCCATGCCGGTAGTCACCTACGTTAACTCCCCGGCGGCGGTCAAGGCCCTTTCAACCATCTGCTGCACCTCCGCCAACGCCGTCAAGGTGGTCAACAGCCTTCCCGACGACGAGGTTCTCATGGCGCCGGACCGCAATCTGGCCCGTTACACCGCCGCCCACTCCGACAAAAAGATCCATTTGTGGGAAGGGTTCTGCCCGGTCCATGACCGCCTGACCGTAGAGGAGGTGCGAAGCGCCCTGCAGGCGCACCCCGAAGCGGTGTTCATGGCCCACCCGGAATGCCGCCTCGACGTGCTCGAGCTGGCCGACGCCGTGGTCAGCACCTCCGGCATGATCAGGTACGCCGCCGAAAGCCCTGAAAAGGAATTTATCGTCGGAACCGAGGCAGGCCTGCTCCATCCCATCCGGAAAGCCAATCCCGGAAAGACATTCTACCCGGTTTCGGAAAAGATGATCTGCCCGGACATGAAAAAAATCAGTCTGGAAGATGTCGCCAGAAGCCTCGAATTCATGACCGGGGTCGTCAAGGTGCCCGATGAGATCAGGATGCCGGCGCTCAAGGCCGTGGAGCGCATGATCGAACTGAAATGAAAAATGCGGGTAACACCCGCATTTCCCAGTATCCTGAGCCGAGCTTAGGATTATACAAATTTACATTCTCGACCGGTTCCGATTATCTCCGGAACCGGCTGTAATTTTAAATCAAGTCTTCCGGTATATCCGCGTTGGTATACACTTTCTGCACGTCCTCGCAGTCGTCCAGCATTTCCATCAGCCGGATCATCTGCTCGGCCTCTTTGCCCTTGAGATCCGCCGTGTTCTGCGGCAGCATGGTCACCTCGGCGTCGATGCAGGCGATGTCGTTTTCATCGATGGCGGCCTTCACGGCTTCGAAGTCCTCCGGTGCGGTGATAATCTCGAAATTGCTGTCGTCCTCGCGCACGTCCTCGGCACCGGCATCCAGGGCCACCTCCATGAGAACATCCTCGTCCACCCCGGAACGCTCCACCACGATATAGCCTTTTTTATCGAACATCCAGGCCACGCACCCGTTTTCACCCATGTTGCCGCCGCATTTGCTGAAAATATGCCGGATGTCCGCCACGGCCCGGTTTTTGTTGTCGGTCAAAGACTCGATGAACACCGCCGCGCCGCCGGGGCCGTAGCCCTCATAGGCGCTTTCCTCGTAGTTGACCCCCTCCAGCTCGCCGGTGCCTTTCTTGATGGCCCTTTCGATGTTGTCCTTGGGCATGTTTTCGTTTTTTGCCGCCGCAATGGCCGTTCTCAGCCTTGGATTGGCGTCCGGGTCGCCGCTGCCGCCCATGCGGGCCGCCACGGTGATCTCCTTGATCAGCTTGGTGAAAATCTTTCCCCTTTTAGCATCCGCGGCACCTTT
The Deltaproteobacteria bacterium genome window above contains:
- a CDS encoding outer membrane lipoprotein carrier protein LolA; translation: MNIKSATITCLIIFLVIAAAGMPGSAGAQEEQPGQPAMTVDQILDEVEKVYTAAGFSANFMQASTVKAMDITDTAAGKLWVKYPGKMRWVYERPEKQIIVSDGEHLWIYRPEDNQVLRGRADAFFGDGKGAGFLSDIRKARKDFDITLENIRFGDHYNLMMIPRQKTWDLARINLLVSRENYRITQVYTYNAYDDVTRIEFVDLNFDSNLAPSLFEFQIPDNVDILELE
- the nadA gene encoding quinolinate synthase NadA gives rise to the protein MKEKIKSLVKEKNAIILAHNYEPAEIQDIADLCGDSLELSIRASQTDAEVILFCGVHFMAETASILSPEKTVLLPRQEAGCPMADMITPEALEKKLKELPPMPVVTYVNSPAAVKALSTICCTSANAVKVVNSLPDDEVLMAPDRNLARYTAAHSDKKIHLWEGFCPVHDRLTVEEVRSALQAHPEAVFMAHPECRLDVLELADAVVSTSGMIRYAAESPEKEFIVGTEAGLLHPIRKANPGKTFYPVSEKMICPDMKKISLEDVARSLEFMTGVVKVPDEIRMPALKAVERMIELK
- a CDS encoding YebC/PmpR family DNA-binding transcriptional regulator; the encoded protein is MSGHSKWSSIKHKKGAADAKRGKIFTKLIKEITVAARMGGSGDPDANPRLRTAIAAAKNENMPKDNIERAIKKGTGELEGVNYEESAYEGYGPGGAAVFIESLTDNKNRAVADIRHIFSKCGGNMGENGCVAWMFDKKGYIVVERSGVDEDVLMEVALDAGAEDVREDDSNFEIITAPEDFEAVKAAIDENDIACIDAEVTMLPQNTADLKGKEAEQMIRLMEMLDDCEDVQKVYTNADIPEDLI